A stretch of Mucilaginibacter terrae DNA encodes these proteins:
- a CDS encoding fumarate hydratase, with protein MQNIQGEWQQSTQALDKQLVNYTLYNFKFTCDSFYVTMQTHSKVNYGADTCMNKGVWTEYAKGRYQPSNDTLWIRGFFCNPDFSLKNPGSCFRSGVYEDFMKVSVADTLLTLTPKSSVLPLNLHLVKRTNCVPKPL; from the coding sequence ATGCAAAATATACAGGGCGAGTGGCAGCAAAGCACCCAAGCGCTGGATAAGCAACTGGTAAATTACACACTATACAATTTTAAATTCACGTGCGATTCGTTTTACGTTACTATGCAAACGCACAGCAAAGTAAATTACGGCGCCGATACCTGTATGAACAAAGGTGTATGGACCGAGTATGCCAAAGGCCGCTACCAGCCCAGTAATGACACCTTGTGGATAAGAGGCTTTTTTTGCAACCCCGATTTTAGCCTGAAAAACCCGGGCAGCTGTTTCCGCTCAGGTGTGTATGAGGATTTTATGAAGGTGAGCGTAGCAGATACGTTACTTACCCTCACACCAAAATCAAGCGTTTTACCGTTAAATTTGCACCTGGTAAAAAGGACTAATTGCGTTCCCAAACCGTTATAA
- a CDS encoding arsenate reductase ArsC, with protein sequence MKKVLVLCTGNSCRSQIAEGYLKYFAGDKAIIYSAGIETHGVNPKAIDIMKWDGIDISAHTSNNINEYTGIDFDYVITVCDNAKESCPYFPSNAVMLHHNFPDPAKAIGTEEEILKRFMEVRDMIKDYSLSFVNMYL encoded by the coding sequence ATGAAGAAAGTATTGGTATTATGCACAGGCAATAGTTGCCGCAGCCAGATAGCCGAAGGGTATCTGAAATATTTTGCAGGCGATAAGGCCATTATTTACAGTGCCGGAATTGAAACGCATGGTGTTAACCCCAAAGCCATTGACATCATGAAATGGGATGGCATTGATATTTCTGCACATACATCAAACAACATTAACGAGTATACAGGTATTGATTTTGATTATGTAATTACCGTTTGCGATAATGCAAAGGAGAGCTGCCCGTACTTCCCATCTAACGCAGTTATGCTGCACCATAATTTCCCCGACCCTGCAAAAGCTATCGGCACCGAAGAAGAAATTTTAAAACGGTTTATGGAGGTGAGGGATATGATTAAAGATTACAGCCTGAGTTTTGTAAACATGTATTTATAG
- a CDS encoding S1/P1 nuclease yields MKTNLLKKLLIGAAIIYAPLQTMAWGDKGHRITGQIASSYLTPKARAAVKAILGDETIAMASTWADFIKSDPAYNYLYNWHFVDFDKPYTYPELQSYLKQDTTVDAYTKIQFVTAELKKKDLEQDKKLLYLRMLIHMVEDIHQPMHTAHTDDKGGNDFKVQWFNEPSNLHSVWDTKLIEFQNLSYTEYASAINFTTLAQRTKWQAEPISQWLFDSKEIAEKIYTSSKPDEKLGYKYNFMFVKTLNQQLLKGGVHLAGLLNQIFS; encoded by the coding sequence ATGAAAACAAACCTGTTAAAAAAACTATTGATTGGCGCTGCCATCATATATGCACCACTGCAAACTATGGCCTGGGGCGATAAAGGTCACCGCATAACCGGGCAAATTGCCTCAAGTTACTTAACGCCTAAAGCACGTGCCGCAGTAAAGGCAATTTTGGGCGATGAAACCATTGCCATGGCCAGCACCTGGGCCGATTTTATCAAATCAGACCCGGCGTATAATTACCTGTACAATTGGCATTTTGTTGATTTTGACAAGCCTTATACCTACCCCGAACTGCAAAGCTATTTAAAGCAGGATACCACAGTAGATGCATATACCAAAATACAGTTTGTTACCGCCGAACTTAAAAAGAAAGATTTGGAGCAAGACAAAAAACTGCTGTACCTGCGCATGCTTATTCACATGGTAGAGGACATTCACCAGCCTATGCATACCGCCCATACTGATGATAAAGGTGGCAATGATTTTAAAGTACAGTGGTTTAATGAGCCCAGCAACCTGCACTCTGTTTGGGACACTAAACTTATTGAATTTCAGAATTTAAGCTACACCGAATATGCATCGGCCATAAACTTTACCACTTTAGCCCAACGCACAAAGTGGCAAGCCGAGCCTATAAGCCAATGGTTATTTGATAGCAAGGAAATTGCTGAAAAAATTTACACCAGCTCAAAACCCGATGAAAAGCTGGGCTACAAATACAACTTTATGTTTGTTAAAACCCTTAATCAGCAATTGCTTAAAGGCGGCGTACATTTGGCGGGATTGTTGAACCAGATATTTTCTTAA
- the kdsB gene encoding 3-deoxy-manno-octulosonate cytidylyltransferase, whose product MKILGIIPARYKSSRFPGKPLVNLNGKPMIVHVAQKAAQALGTDNVIIATDDERIADVVQQAGFNTIITSDSHPTGTDRLWEVAQNIEADIYINIQGDEPMVNPNDIIKVIEQKKATPQYVINGMSTLADDEDPANINIPKVLVNSKNDLIYMSRLPIPGIKSPGAVSPVYLKQVCIYAFSFNQLKAYGEMNGKAVFEAFEDIEILRFLELGIPVKMVYTQANTLAVDVPTDVEKVSQAMQNNN is encoded by the coding sequence ATGAAAATATTAGGTATAATACCGGCCCGTTATAAATCGTCGCGCTTTCCGGGCAAGCCGTTAGTAAATCTTAATGGAAAACCCATGATTGTGCATGTGGCCCAAAAAGCAGCACAAGCACTGGGTACCGACAATGTGATTATAGCTACCGATGATGAGCGTATAGCCGATGTTGTACAACAGGCCGGATTTAATACCATTATAACCTCAGACAGCCACCCGACCGGTACTGATCGCCTTTGGGAGGTTGCGCAAAATATTGAGGCTGATATTTATATCAACATACAAGGCGATGAGCCTATGGTTAACCCTAATGATATTATCAAAGTAATTGAGCAAAAAAAGGCCACGCCGCAATACGTGATCAACGGCATGAGCACACTTGCTGATGATGAGGACCCGGCCAATATTAACATCCCTAAAGTGCTGGTAAACTCAAAAAATGATTTGATTTACATGTCACGGCTCCCTATTCCGGGTATTAAATCGCCCGGTGCCGTATCACCGGTTTATTTAAAACAGGTTTGCATTTATGCCTTTAGTTTTAACCAATTAAAGGCCTATGGTGAGATGAATGGCAAAGCCGTTTTTGAGGCTTTTGAAGATATAGAAATACTGCGTTTCCTGGAATTAGGAATCCCGGTAAAAATGGTTTATACACAAGCCAACACTTTAGCCGTTGATGTACCTACAGATGTGGAAAAGGTGAGCCAAGCTATGCAAAATAATAATTAA
- a CDS encoding low molecular weight protein-tyrosine-phosphatase, with the protein MKILMICLGNICRSPLAEGIMQHLVHQAGLNWTVDSAGTGSWHVGECPDHRSTAVAKGYGVDISKQLCRQFSVNDFDEFDLLLTMDRNNLRDVLRLARNDGDKAKVRLLLKNREVPDPYYDSNQFDPVYKLIENGCKAIINEYH; encoded by the coding sequence ATGAAGATCTTAATGATATGCCTTGGCAACATATGCCGCTCGCCATTAGCCGAGGGCATTATGCAGCACCTCGTGCACCAAGCAGGACTCAACTGGACGGTTGACTCTGCGGGCACCGGAAGCTGGCATGTGGGCGAATGCCCCGATCATCGCTCTACCGCGGTGGCTAAGGGTTACGGTGTTGATATCAGCAAACAGCTTTGTCGCCAGTTTAGCGTAAACGATTTTGATGAATTTGACCTGCTTCTAACCATGGACCGTAATAACCTGCGCGACGTGCTGCGGCTTGCACGTAATGATGGGGATAAGGCCAAGGTTCGTCTTCTCCTGAAAAACCGCGAAGTGCCCGACCCTTATTACGACAGTAACCAGTTTGATCCGGTTTACAAACTAATAGAAAACGGGTGCAAAGCAATAATAAATGAATACCATTAA
- a CDS encoding sialidase family protein: MRKSLLLLSLCIALFSCGKVNDVAPVADNTAPQLDAVITIPRNSTTETLEGEILTKQNSNPKFTTRTWQGIPSVTIGPSGNVYAAWYTGSKGEEPGNYITLSVSTDDGKSWANDELIINPTNPEIRFFDPAMWTDKYGNVYLSWSKSKRSLWDGIGGVWYSQIRYANGKVYASTPKRLSDGVMMCRPTDNYLKTGMLYPIAVWKTATSNNGVFIYKSNYDKITKSAQSFTKMCDIPFQRNFRGYDEHQIIQLKDRSYYVLLRGLDGLYATRSTNGEIWSTPEKFTTLVSASSRFFLGRLKSGRIALILNNSTNRSNLKIYVSDDEMKTWKYSLSLDTKLGISYPDMVEGKNGKLYVVYDYDRFGKMAINCLSFNENDVLKNAPENIERVVLSGSN; this comes from the coding sequence ATGAGGAAATCTTTACTATTGCTATCCCTGTGCATAGCTTTATTTTCGTGTGGAAAAGTTAATGATGTAGCCCCGGTTGCAGACAATACCGCACCGCAATTAGATGCAGTAATTACAATTCCTCGCAATAGCACCACCGAAACGCTGGAGGGTGAAATTTTAACCAAGCAAAACAGCAATCCTAAATTTACAACCCGCACCTGGCAAGGTATACCATCGGTAACCATTGGCCCTTCGGGCAACGTATATGCCGCCTGGTATACCGGGTCAAAAGGCGAAGAGCCTGGCAACTACATCACCCTGTCAGTAAGTACCGATGATGGTAAATCATGGGCAAATGATGAGTTGATCATAAACCCAACCAATCCTGAAATACGCTTTTTTGACCCGGCCATGTGGACTGATAAATACGGTAACGTTTATTTGTCATGGTCAAAATCAAAAAGAAGCTTGTGGGATGGCATTGGTGGCGTTTGGTATAGCCAAATCAGGTATGCAAATGGAAAAGTTTATGCATCAACACCAAAACGCCTGAGCGACGGCGTTATGATGTGCCGCCCTACCGATAACTATTTAAAAACCGGTATGCTATACCCTATTGCTGTTTGGAAAACTGCTACATCAAACAACGGAGTATTTATTTATAAATCAAATTACGACAAGATTACTAAAAGCGCACAATCGTTCACCAAAATGTGTGACATTCCGTTTCAACGTAACTTTCGCGGATATGACGAGCACCAGATAATCCAGCTTAAAGACCGTAGCTACTATGTTTTACTGCGCGGTCTTGATGGTTTATACGCTACACGATCAACCAATGGCGAGATATGGAGCACTCCTGAAAAGTTTACCACTTTGGTAAGTGCAAGCAGCCGCTTCTTCCTGGGCCGCCTTAAATCGGGCCGTATTGCTCTTATTTTGAACAATAGCACCAACCGTTCTAATCTTAAAATCTATGTATCAGATGATGAGATGAAAACTTGGAAATACAGTTTATCTCTCGATACCAAGCTGGGTATATCATATCCTGATATGGTGGAAGGTAAAAACGGCAAGTTATATGTAGTTTATGATTATGACCGTTTTGGCAAAATGGCCATCAATTGCCTTTCTTTCAACGAAAACGACGTACTGAAAAACGCACCCGAAAATATTGAGCGCGTGGTGTTAAGCGGCTCAAATTAA
- a CDS encoding aldolase catalytic domain-containing protein, which translates to MKILDCTLRDGGYYTQWDFDKKLTERYFTAMEQLPIDVVEIGYRSHASNTYFGKYYYSPVSLLQKARQLMPTKKLALMLNLKDCPANDSLIPLLEKCRGYADLFRIAADPAKINEAIALAKFIKSLGFGVALNLMYLSELKNSVTIVERLGELDGVADCISLVDSYGGVYPHEVAELIKYCKNFTNVPLGFHGHNNIELAFANSLAAIEAGCEFVDGTITGMGRGAGNLKTELLLTHLSAKAGYNVNYDVLSNIVHDFEHLKAAYQWGTNLPYMVSGINSLPQQNVMDWISKRYYSVQSIVRALHNKKLGTDDNIKLPGFNPAKNHHKAFIIGGGSSVITHLDAILAFIKAEPDACLIHASAKNAALFASVNNAQFYCLVGNEGQRLEDVFNNIGAWTGDCVLPVYPRKMGTYIPQAAYPRVYELDSNNFDPLYADAHTSLAIQTAIKLGVTEVYVVGYDGYNSQNLTEKEQDLINENEYLFDRATQHFNTFKAITATRYKIADQASVYQFIA; encoded by the coding sequence ATGAAAATTCTGGATTGTACCTTACGCGATGGGGGTTATTATACCCAGTGGGATTTTGACAAAAAACTCACTGAAAGGTATTTTACAGCCATGGAACAACTGCCCATTGATGTGGTAGAAATTGGCTACCGCAGCCATGCTTCCAATACATATTTTGGCAAATACTATTATAGCCCGGTAAGCTTACTTCAAAAAGCACGGCAACTAATGCCTACCAAAAAGCTGGCATTAATGTTAAATTTAAAAGATTGTCCGGCCAACGATTCTCTCATCCCCTTATTAGAAAAATGTCGCGGTTATGCTGATTTGTTCAGGATAGCCGCAGATCCTGCTAAAATAAACGAAGCTATAGCACTTGCTAAATTTATAAAAAGCTTAGGCTTTGGAGTAGCGCTCAATTTGATGTATTTATCAGAATTGAAAAATTCTGTTACTATTGTTGAACGTTTAGGTGAGCTTGATGGCGTAGCTGATTGCATTTCGCTGGTTGATTCATACGGCGGTGTTTACCCGCACGAGGTGGCCGAGTTAATCAAGTATTGTAAAAACTTCACTAACGTACCGCTCGGTTTCCATGGCCATAATAATATCGAACTGGCCTTCGCCAACAGCCTGGCGGCCATTGAGGCCGGTTGCGAATTTGTTGACGGCACCATTACCGGCATGGGCAGAGGTGCCGGTAATCTTAAAACCGAGCTGCTGTTAACCCACCTCTCGGCAAAAGCCGGCTATAATGTTAATTATGATGTACTGAGTAACATAGTGCATGATTTTGAACATCTGAAGGCTGCCTATCAATGGGGTACCAACTTACCCTACATGGTATCGGGCATCAACTCACTGCCCCAACAAAACGTTATGGACTGGATAAGCAAGCGTTATTATTCTGTACAAAGCATTGTGAGGGCACTCCATAACAAAAAGCTTGGTACCGATGACAATATTAAGCTTCCGGGTTTTAACCCGGCTAAAAATCATCATAAAGCCTTTATTATTGGCGGCGGTTCATCGGTAATAACACATTTAGATGCCATTCTTGCATTCATCAAAGCCGAACCCGATGCTTGTTTAATACATGCGAGCGCTAAAAATGCAGCCCTGTTTGCGAGTGTTAATAATGCTCAATTTTATTGTTTGGTTGGCAACGAGGGGCAAAGGCTTGAAGATGTTTTTAACAACATTGGAGCATGGACGGGCGATTGCGTATTACCTGTATATCCACGTAAAATGGGCACGTATATACCTCAGGCAGCTTATCCACGCGTTTATGAGTTAGATAGTAATAATTTTGACCCTTTATATGCCGATGCACATACTTCCCTGGCCATACAAACAGCCATTAAACTGGGCGTAACCGAGGTGTATGTGGTTGGATATGATGGCTACAACAGCCAAAACTTAACCGAAAAAGAACAGGACCTCATTAACGAAAACGAATATCTTTTTGATAGGGCAACCCAGCACTTTAACACTTTTAAAGCCATTACCGCAACCCGTTATAAAATAGCCGACCAGGCATCTGTTTACCAGTTTATTGCATGA
- a CDS encoding DUF6428 family protein, with product MNTTELMNWQTFKAYLLQNPQLRLQFQYNEDQWVDASYHITEIKQAPITSVDCGGKMSSWTEIIIQLWEPPQKDSERAMEVSKALSIIQLVENVLPLNPLGTVKIEFGNSQFDTRQMYPAEISVQEENLLVNLSPDFTQCKAINRGGSCGTNDKGEECCAPVEEVKPKILLSNLLANEQSCTPGSGCC from the coding sequence ATGAACACGACCGAATTAATGAATTGGCAAACCTTTAAAGCGTACCTGCTGCAAAACCCACAGCTACGATTACAATTTCAGTACAACGAAGACCAATGGGTGGATGCTTCTTATCATATCACCGAGATAAAGCAAGCCCCAATTACATCTGTTGATTGCGGCGGAAAAATGAGCAGTTGGACAGAGATCATCATTCAGCTTTGGGAGCCGCCGCAAAAGGATAGCGAAAGGGCAATGGAAGTGAGCAAAGCGCTATCGATCATTCAATTGGTTGAAAATGTGCTGCCTTTAAACCCGTTAGGTACCGTAAAAATTGAATTTGGGAATTCACAGTTTGATACCAGGCAAATGTATCCGGCTGAAATCAGTGTTCAGGAAGAAAATTTGTTGGTCAACCTCTCGCCCGATTTTACCCAATGCAAAGCCATTAACAGGGGTGGTAGCTGCGGAACAAACGATAAGGGAGAAGAATGCTGTGCGCCGGTTGAAGAGGTTAAACCTAAAATATTACTTTCAAATTTATTGGCCAATGAGCAATCGTGTACACCTGGTTCGGGTTGTTGCTAA
- a CDS encoding Crp/Fnr family transcriptional regulator, translating into MNSKQQFLNNVLIPFAGLTDNDVTVSLTYWRTRKIAKGEFFNMQNFVCTDLALIVKGIFRVYFIHPETQEEKNMYFFSEQQFLVSFRSFINQYPCYYFIEALEDAEILSIHYTDLQYLYSTPTGWQKFGRLIAELFFNYSQSRTEEFLFNTPEERYLKMLNEHPNIVNRVAAYHISSYLGIKNPSLTRIKKRLQQK; encoded by the coding sequence ATGAACAGCAAGCAACAGTTTTTAAACAATGTACTGATACCCTTTGCCGGCCTTACCGACAATGATGTTACCGTGAGCCTAACTTATTGGCGCACCCGTAAAATTGCCAAAGGCGAGTTTTTTAACATGCAGAATTTTGTGTGCACCGATCTGGCGCTTATTGTTAAGGGTATATTCAGGGTTTATTTTATTCACCCCGAAACGCAGGAAGAAAAGAATATGTACTTTTTTTCGGAGCAACAGTTTTTGGTTTCTTTCCGCAGTTTTATTAACCAATACCCGTGCTATTACTTTATTGAAGCCTTGGAAGATGCCGAAATTTTATCCATTCATTACACCGATCTGCAATACCTGTACAGCACACCAACCGGTTGGCAAAAATTCGGGAGGCTGATAGCCGAATTGTTTTTCAACTACTCCCAATCGCGCACCGAAGAATTTTTGTTTAACACACCCGAAGAACGCTACCTCAAAATGTTGAACGAGCATCCTAACATTGTAAACCGGGTAGCGGCATACCATATATCATCGTACCTGGGCATTAAAAACCCGTCGTTAACACGTATTAAAAAACGGTTGCAGCAAAAGTAA
- the fumC gene encoding class II fumarate hydratase, producing MSFRTEHDTMGAVQVPADKYWGAQTERSRNNFKIGPEASMPKEIIAAFAYLKKAAAYTNTDLGVLPAEKRDLIAQVCDEILDNKLDAEFPLVIWQTGSGTQSNMNVNEVVANRSHVLQGNILGEGKTFIHPNDDVNKSQSSNDTYPTAMHIAAYKILVDITIPGIEKLRDTLQAKTEAFKTVVKIGRTHLMDATPLTLGQEFSGYVSQLNHGLKALRNTLDHLSELALGGTAVGTGINTPKGYDVKVAEYIAQFTGLPFITAENKFEALAAHDAIVETHGALKQIAVSLMKIANDIRMLASGPRSGIGEIHIPDNEPGSSIMPGKVNPTQNEAVTMVAAQVMGNDVAISIGGSNGHYELNVFKPVMAANFLQSARLIGDACVSFNDHCAVGIEPNYEGIKKHLENSLMLVTALNPHIGYENAAKIAKTALKEGLSLREAALKLELLTNEQFDQWVRPEDMIGSLK from the coding sequence ATGAGTTTCAGAACCGAACATGACACCATGGGCGCGGTACAGGTACCGGCCGATAAATACTGGGGCGCACAAACCGAGCGTTCGCGCAACAATTTTAAAATTGGGCCCGAAGCTTCGATGCCTAAAGAGATCATTGCTGCTTTTGCTTACCTGAAAAAAGCTGCCGCTTACACCAATACCGATTTAGGCGTATTACCAGCCGAAAAACGCGACCTGATAGCCCAGGTTTGTGACGAAATTTTAGATAATAAACTGGATGCCGAGTTCCCACTGGTAATATGGCAAACCGGTTCGGGTACGCAAAGCAATATGAACGTTAACGAGGTTGTTGCTAACCGTTCACACGTTTTACAAGGTAATATTTTGGGCGAGGGCAAAACCTTCATCCACCCTAATGATGATGTAAACAAATCACAGTCATCAAACGATACCTACCCAACTGCAATGCACATTGCAGCCTACAAAATACTGGTTGATATAACCATCCCCGGCATCGAAAAACTGCGCGACACGCTGCAAGCCAAAACCGAAGCCTTTAAAACCGTAGTTAAAATTGGCCGTACCCACTTAATGGATGCTACGCCTTTAACCTTAGGTCAGGAGTTTTCGGGTTATGTATCACAGCTTAACCACGGCCTTAAAGCCCTGCGCAACACTTTAGATCACCTTTCGGAATTAGCTCTTGGCGGTACTGCCGTAGGTACTGGCATAAACACCCCTAAAGGTTATGATGTTAAGGTTGCCGAGTACATTGCTCAATTTACCGGCTTACCGTTCATCACTGCCGAAAATAAATTTGAGGCCCTTGCCGCTCACGATGCCATTGTAGAAACCCACGGTGCACTTAAACAAATTGCGGTATCATTAATGAAAATTGCTAACGACATCCGTATGCTGGCTTCGGGTCCGCGTTCGGGTATCGGCGAAATTCATATTCCTGATAACGAACCTGGTTCATCAATTATGCCGGGCAAGGTTAACCCTACCCAAAACGAGGCCGTTACCATGGTTGCTGCACAGGTTATGGGTAATGATGTTGCCATTTCAATCGGTGGATCGAACGGACATTACGAACTGAACGTATTTAAACCGGTTATGGCGGCTAACTTCCTGCAATCGGCACGTTTAATTGGCGATGCCTGTGTATCGTTTAATGATCATTGCGCTGTAGGTATTGAGCCAAACTACGAGGGCATTAAAAAACACCTCGAAAACTCGCTGATGCTGGTAACTGCGCTTAACCCGCACATTGGTTATGAAAACGCAGCAAAAATTGCAAAAACAGCCTTAAAAGAAGGTCTGTCGCTTCGCGAGGCTGCCCTTAAACTGGAGTTGTTAACCAACGAACAGTTTGACCAGTGGGTACGCCCCGAAGACATGATCGGAAGTTTAAAATAA
- a CDS encoding ferredoxin--NADP reductase, with translation MQLKVEHIKRETPDTSTFYLSEASGNKVNYKAGQFITLIINHHGEEIRRSYSISSSPDEGLLSVTVKRIPNGEITRYLHTYAKPGDVWNAVEPAGRFTLPDDVQGKTLIYFAAGSGISPVYGHIKYLLNHEPSCRIVLIYSNLSEGSVIFKDELAALSASYANQLTVIHLISDEGKRLNNLVVEKLVKQHLPDTFAQADYYLCGPFAYMRMVRLTLLFMGIDAGQVHKENFVLETVPASTTGVTFPPQKLRINFKNQWHDLQQGENQTILQAALQNDLHIPYSCGAGVCAACAVKCTRGKVTVVKNEVLTDTELSQGWVLTCTGYAASYDVELNFG, from the coding sequence ATGCAGTTAAAGGTTGAACATATTAAGCGCGAAACGCCAGATACCAGTACGTTTTACCTGAGTGAGGCATCAGGAAATAAGGTAAATTATAAAGCCGGACAGTTCATCACGCTCATTATCAACCATCACGGCGAAGAGATCAGGCGTTCCTATTCGATCAGCTCATCGCCCGATGAGGGCTTGCTTTCGGTCACCGTAAAACGTATCCCTAACGGCGAAATAACGCGCTACCTGCATACTTACGCCAAGCCCGGCGATGTTTGGAATGCTGTTGAACCCGCAGGCCGTTTTACCCTTCCCGATGATGTGCAAGGCAAAACGCTGATTTACTTTGCAGCTGGCAGCGGTATATCGCCGGTTTACGGGCATATCAAATACCTGTTAAATCATGAACCATCGTGCCGTATCGTGCTCATTTATAGTAACCTGAGCGAGGGTTCGGTAATATTTAAGGATGAACTTGCGGCGTTAAGTGCCAGTTACGCTAACCAGTTAACCGTAATTCATTTGATTAGCGATGAGGGCAAGCGGCTTAATAATCTCGTAGTTGAAAAACTGGTAAAACAACACTTGCCCGATACGTTTGCCCAAGCCGATTATTACCTGTGCGGTCCGTTTGCCTACATGCGCATGGTGCGGCTCACACTGCTGTTTATGGGTATAGATGCCGGGCAGGTACATAAAGAAAACTTTGTGCTCGAAACTGTGCCAGCGAGTACTACAGGGGTGACCTTCCCACCGCAAAAGTTGCGCATCAACTTCAAAAACCAATGGCACGATTTACAGCAGGGCGAAAACCAAACCATATTACAAGCCGCCTTGCAAAACGATCTGCATATACCTTACAGTTGTGGTGCCGGCGTTTGTGCGGCCTGCGCAGTTAAGTGTACCCGGGGCAAAGTAACTGTTGTAAAAAACGAAGTACTTACCGATACCGAGTTAAGCCAGGGATGGGTGCTCACCTGCACTGGATACGCCGCAAGTTATGATGTAGAACTGAATTTTGGTTAA
- a CDS encoding ArsR/SmtB family transcription factor, whose protein sequence is MGVTKSEMFSTEQNELALLLKAMAHPARIAILQQIIVANACICGDLVDELGLAQATISQHLKELKSAGIIQGTIEGVKVCYCIEPKTWARLQKQFGNFLGSYKEVTTCC, encoded by the coding sequence ATGGGTGTTACCAAAAGTGAAATGTTCTCGACAGAGCAAAACGAACTGGCTTTGTTGCTGAAAGCAATGGCGCATCCGGCCCGTATTGCCATACTACAGCAAATAATTGTTGCAAATGCTTGTATATGCGGCGATTTGGTTGATGAGCTGGGACTGGCTCAGGCAACTATTTCTCAGCATTTAAAAGAGTTGAAGAGTGCGGGCATCATTCAGGGTACCATAGAGGGGGTTAAAGTATGTTATTGTATTGAGCCTAAAACCTGGGCTCGTTTGCAAAAACAGTTCGGCAACTTTTTAGGCTCGTATAAAGAAGTAACAACCTGCTGTTAA
- the rsgA gene encoding ribosome small subunit-dependent GTPase A translates to MHGIVTKSTGSWYQVQTPDGKRYDCRIKGKFRIKGLTTTNPVAVGDNVDFDLEPDQDQGIITKLYDRRNYIIRKSINLSKQAQIIAANLDQAFLVVTLASPRTSLGFIDRFLVTAEAYSIPAALVFNKLDMFSEEGLEILADYKAVYENIGYPCYSVSALEGTNIPQLKDLLKDKITLFSGHSGVGKSSLMNAILPDLQLRTTEISDWSDKGMHTTTFAEMYDLPGGGNIIDTPGIRELGVIDIEQQELSHFFPEMRDRMHDCRFNNCRHINEPGCAVLQALEEGEIEPSRYESYLSIYHGNDTRS, encoded by the coding sequence ATGCATGGAATTGTAACCAAATCTACTGGTAGCTGGTACCAGGTACAAACCCCCGACGGCAAACGCTATGATTGCCGTATTAAGGGCAAATTCCGTATAAAAGGGCTTACTACCACTAACCCCGTAGCCGTAGGCGATAACGTTGATTTTGACCTGGAACCCGATCAGGATCAGGGTATTATCACTAAACTATACGACCGCCGCAACTACATCATCCGTAAATCGATCAACCTGAGCAAGCAGGCGCAAATTATTGCTGCCAACCTCGACCAGGCTTTTTTGGTGGTTACGCTGGCTTCGCCCCGCACTTCATTGGGTTTTATTGACCGGTTTTTGGTGACCGCCGAAGCTTACAGCATTCCTGCTGCATTGGTTTTTAACAAGTTAGATATGTTTAGCGAGGAAGGCCTGGAGATACTGGCCGACTACAAAGCTGTTTATGAAAACATCGGCTACCCCTGTTACTCTGTATCAGCTTTAGAGGGCACCAACATTCCGCAGTTGAAAGACCTGCTTAAAGACAAGATAACCCTGTTTTCGGGTCACTCGGGGGTGGGTAAATCGAGCCTGATGAATGCCATACTACCTGATTTACAGCTACGTACAACCGAAATATCAGACTGGAGCGACAAGGGTATGCACACCACCACCTTTGCCGAAATGTATGACTTGCCCGGCGGAGGCAACATTATTGATACCCCCGGCATACGCGAACTGGGCGTGATAGACATTGAGCAACAGGAACTTAGCCACTTTTTCCCCGAGATGCGTGACCGCATGCACGATTGCCGCTTTAACAACTGCCGCCATATTAATGAGCCAGGCTGCGCCGTGTTACAAGCCTTGGAAGAAGGCGAAATAGAGCCATCGAGATACGAAAGCTACCTCAGCATTTACCACGGTAACGATACCCGCAGCTAA